One part of the Salvelinus sp. IW2-2015 linkage group LG28, ASM291031v2, whole genome shotgun sequence genome encodes these proteins:
- the LOC111954003 gene encoding protein phosphatase 1 regulatory subunit 14B, with amino-acid sequence MSTQPGPQHRVLFQTPGEEKAEEEPPQRRLGKLTVKYNRKDLQKRLDIEEWIDGQLHLLFDCEEEDIPELEIDMDELLDLSDAEQRAKLHDLLQDCGKPKEDFIDGLLYRMKGLRKMSLKK; translated from the exons atgTCTACCCAACCGGGTCCCCAGCACAGGGTCTTGTTCCAAACCCCAGGTGAGGAGAAGGCAGAAGAGGAGCCTCCTCAACGCAGACTGGGAAAACTCACGGTTAAGTACAACCGCAAGGACCTGCAAAAGAGGCTGGACATCGAGGAGTGGATCGATGGGCAGCTGCATCTCCTGTTTGACTGCGAG GAGGAGGATATTCCAGAGTTGGAAATTGACATGGATGAGTTGCTGGATCTATCAGACGCAGAACAGAGAGCAAAGCTACAT GACCTTCTTCAAGACTGTGGCAAGCCCAAAGAG GACTTCATCGACGGCTTGCTGTATCGGATGAAGGGACTTCGCAAGATGTCCCTGAAAAAATGA